A genome region from Nicotiana tabacum cultivar K326 chromosome 13, ASM71507v2, whole genome shotgun sequence includes the following:
- the LOC107794730 gene encoding hydroxyethylthiazole kinase-like, giving the protein MAEDKIKTNEPQKGIEGSILQWAPQAWAHLELVRSKSPLIQCITNFVSMDFMANTLLSAGASPAMIHSVDEIPEFTPKALGVCINMGTLTPDWLPGMKLAAEVANQCKKPWVLDPVAAGGTSFRLKACLEMMDLRPSVVRGNGSEILALFKGSVDSNSKGVDSVYGSGDAVEAAKSLAQQSGSVVAVSGAVDFITDGDRVVCVHNGVPMLQKITASGCSVTALIAAFVAVDPSNAVEATASALAIFGVASEIGMDMARGPASLRTSLIDSLYGLDKATALGRVRISCL; this is encoded by the exons ATGGCAGAAGACAAAATCAAAACCAATGAACCCCAAAAAGGAATTGAAGGTTCCATTTTACAGTGGGCCCCACAAGCATGGGCCCACTTAGAATTAGTCCGTTCAAAATCACCATTAATCCAATGCATAACAAACTTCGTTTCAATGGATTTCATGGCCAACACTTTATTATCCGCCGGCGCATCGCCGGCAATGATTCATTCAGTTGATGAAATTCCGGAATTTACACCAAAAGCCCTCGGAGTTTGCATAAATATGGGAACACTCACACCTGACTGGTTACCGGGTATGAAGTTGGCTGCAGAAGTGGCTAACCAGTGTAAGAAGCCTTGGGTCCTTGATCCTGTAGCTGCTGGTGGAACAAGTTTCCGGTTAAAGGCGTGTTTGGAGATGATGGATTTAAGGCCTAGTGTTGTTAGAGGGAATGGGTCTGAGATTCTTGCTCTTTTTAAGGGTTCTGTTGACTCTAATTCCAAG GGTGTGGATAGTGTATACGGTTCAGGAGATGCTGTTGAAGCAGCAAAATCCCTTGCTCAACAAAGTGGTAGTGTAGTTGCAGTTTCTGGAGCTGTTGACTTTATCACAGACGGTGACAGGGTCGTCTGTGTGCATAATGGGGTGCCTATGTTGCAAAAGATTACTGCATCTGGTTGTTCTGTCACTGCCCTCATTGCTGCCTTTGTCGCGGTTGATCCATCAAATGCTGTTGAAGCGACAGCTTCTGCATTGGCTATCTTTGGTGTCGCTAGTGAGATAGGGATGGACATGGCTAGAGGTCCAGCTTCACTGCGGACATCATTGATCGATTCATTATATGGACTTGACAAAGCTACTGCACTTGGCCGAGTAAGAATCAGCTGCTTATAA
- the LOC107794731 gene encoding chaperonin CPN60-2, mitochondrial, with translation MYRFAAKLASKASVARNSTNQVGSRLNWSRNYAAKDIKFGVEARGLMLQGVEQLADAVKVTMGPKGRNVVIEQSWGAPKVTKDGVTVAKSIEFQDKIKNVGASLVKQVANATNDVAGDGTTCATVLTRAIFAEGCKSVAAGMNAMDLRRGITMAVDAVVTNLKSRARMISTSEEIAQVGTISANGEREIGELIAKAMEKVGKEGVITIQDGKTLFNELEVVEGMKLDRGYISPYFITNEKNQKCELDDPLILIHEKKISSINAVVKVLELALKRQRPLLIVSEDVESEILATLILNKLRAGIKVCAIKAPGFGENRKANLQDLATLTGGQVITEELGLNLENVELDMLGKCKKVTISKDDTVVLDGAGEKKAIEERCEQIRSAIELSTSDYDKEKLQERLAKLSGGVAVLKVGGASELEVGEKKDRVTDALNATKAAVEEGIVPGGGVALLYASKELDNLPTANFDQKIGVQIIQNALKTPVHTIASNAGVEGAVVVGKLLEQDDPDLGYDAAKGEYVDMVKSGIIDPLKVIRTALVDAASVSSLLTTTEAVVVELPKDETPSPAMPGGGMGY, from the exons ATGTATCGTTTTGCAGCAAAACTTGCTTCTAAAGCCAG TGTTGCCAGAAACAGCACCAACCAG GTTGGTAGTAGGCTGAATTGGAGCAGAAATTATGCAGCCAAGGACATTAAATTTGGAGTTGAAGCTCGGGGATTGATGCTTCAGGGCGTTGAGCAGCTTGCTGATGCAGTTAAAGTAACTATGGGTCCTAAG GGTCGTAATGTGGTGATTGAACAAAGTTGGGGTGCGCCCAAGGTAACAAAAGATGGTGTAACTGTTGCAAAAAGCATCGAATTCCAGGACAAAATAAAAAATGTTGGTGCCAGCCTCGTAAAACAGGTTGCCAATGCCACTAATGATGTTGCTGGTGATG GTACCACTTGTGCAACAGTCCTCACCCGAGCAATATTTGCTGAAGGGTGCAAGTCTGTTGCAGCTGGTATGAATGCAATGGACCTTAGACGGGGTATCACAATGGCTGTGGATGCTGTTGTAACAAATCTGAAAAGCAGAGCACGGATGATAAGCACATCCGAGGAGATTGCCCAG GTTGGGACAATCTCTGCAAATGGAGAAAGAGAAATTGGTGAGCTAATTGCAAAGGCTATGGAGAAAGTAGGCAAGGAAGGTGTCATCACTATTCAA GACGGAAAGACATTATTTAATGAGTTGGAAGTTGTCGAGGGGATGAAGCTGGACAGGGGCTACATATCTCCATACTTTATCACGAATGAGAAGAATCAGAAATGT GAGTTGGATGACCCGCTTATTCTTATTCACGAGAAAAAAATCTCAAGCATAAATGCTGTGGTGAAAGTGTTAGAGTTGGCTTTGAAG AGACAAAGGCCCCTCTTAATTGTGTCTGAAGATGTGGAGAGTGAAATACTTGCTACACTTATTCTGAACAAGCTTCGTGCTGGAATCAAG GTTTGTGCCATCAAAGCTCCAGGATTTGGTGAAAACAGGAAGGCTAATTTGCAAGATCTTGCTACTTTAACTGGAGGCCAG GTCATAACTGAAGAACTTGGATTGAATCTTGAGAATGTGGAGTTGGACATGCTGGGAAAATGTAAAAAG GTGACCATCTCCAAGGATGACACCGTTGTTCTTGATGGTGCTGGTGAGAAGAAGGCCATTGAGGAGAGATGTGAACAG ATCAGATCAGCAATTGAACTGAGTACATCTGATTATGACAAGGAGAAATTGCAGGAAAGACTAGCTAAGCTTTCAGGTGGTGTTGCAGTATTGAAG GTCGGAGGAGCTAGTGAACTTGAGGTTGGTGAGAAGAAAGACAGAGTTACAGATGCTTTGAATGCCACAAAGGCTGCTGTAGAGGAAGGAATTGTTCCAG GTGGTGGTGTTGCACTTCTTTATGCATCAAAAGAATTGGATAACTTGCCAACAGCCAACTTTGACCAGAAGATTGGTGTCCAAATTATTCAGAATGCTCTTAAG ACACCAGTACACACAATTGCCTCTAATGCTGGGGTTGAGGGTGCTGTAGTGGTTGGTAAACTTTTGGAGCAGGATGACCCTGATCTTGGATATGATGCGGCAAAAG GTGAATATGTTGATATGGTAAAATCAGGGATCATTGACCCTTTGAAAGTAATTAGGACTGCCCTAGTCGATGCTGCTAG TGTGTCATCTCTATTGACTACAACTGAAGCTGTTGTTGTTGAGCTTCCCAAGGACGAGACACCGTCTCCAGCTATGCCTGGTGGTGGTATGGGCTACTAA